The Paracoccus liaowanqingii genome window below encodes:
- the ggt gene encoding gamma-glutamyltransferase — MTRTGWALALLLGSAAMAGAQQAADAVAPEGASGEAIATDVFGDLDAPARDALAAKAEGRPVTAADWMVTAAHPLAVQAGARVLERGGSAADAMVAVQAVLGLVEPQSSGLGGGAFLVWYDAESGEVTTLDGRETAPMAATPTLFQDEEGEPLAFMEAVIGGLSVGTPGTPRLMEVAHRNWGQANWSGLFDDAIALARDGFTVSPRLATLVAGEGDALTGDPATAAYFFPDGQPVAEGSLLTNPAYAETLRLLAREGADGFYTGPVAEQITAAVRGAEGNPGLLAMGDLSAYRVVERPAVCVDYRDHDVCGMGPPSSGGLTVGQILGMLGGYDLATLGADSPEAWRLIGDASRLAFADRGRFMADSDFVAMPTEGLIDQAYLDERAHLLQGDDSLPEVSAGSPGWSHARLWGQDSALELPSTSHISIVDAEGNALSMTTTIENGFGSRVMAAGFLLNNELTDFSFETHDDAGWPIANALAPGKRPRSSMAPTIVLQDGAPTMVIGSPGGSRIIGYVARAIVAHLDWGMDIQAAVAAPNLVNRFGPMDIEAGLPAALTEGLAAMGFELNETELTSGLQGIVVTPDGLEGGADPRREGIAIGG, encoded by the coding sequence ATGACGCGGACAGGATGGGCCTTGGCACTGCTGCTGGGCAGCGCGGCGATGGCGGGCGCGCAGCAGGCGGCCGATGCGGTGGCGCCCGAGGGCGCCTCGGGCGAGGCGATCGCCACCGATGTCTTCGGCGACCTGGACGCGCCCGCCCGCGACGCCCTGGCCGCCAAGGCCGAGGGGCGCCCGGTCACCGCCGCCGACTGGATGGTCACCGCCGCCCACCCGCTGGCCGTGCAGGCCGGCGCCCGCGTGCTGGAACGCGGCGGCAGTGCCGCCGACGCGATGGTCGCCGTGCAGGCGGTGCTGGGCCTGGTCGAGCCGCAAAGCTCGGGTCTGGGCGGCGGCGCCTTCCTCGTCTGGTACGATGCCGAGTCCGGCGAGGTGACCACGCTGGACGGGCGCGAGACCGCCCCCATGGCCGCCACCCCCACGCTGTTCCAGGACGAGGAGGGCGAGCCCCTGGCCTTCATGGAGGCCGTGATCGGCGGCCTCTCGGTCGGCACGCCCGGCACGCCGCGCCTGATGGAGGTCGCGCATCGCAACTGGGGCCAGGCGAACTGGTCCGGCCTCTTCGACGATGCCATCGCGCTGGCCCGGGACGGCTTTACCGTCTCGCCCCGCCTGGCCACGCTGGTCGCGGGCGAGGGCGACGCCCTGACGGGCGATCCCGCCACCGCCGCCTATTTCTTCCCCGACGGCCAGCCCGTGGCCGAGGGCAGCCTGCTGACCAACCCCGCCTATGCCGAGACCCTGCGCCTGCTGGCGCGCGAGGGGGCGGACGGCTTCTATACCGGCCCGGTGGCCGAACAGATCACCGCCGCCGTGCGCGGGGCCGAGGGCAATCCCGGCCTGCTGGCGATGGGCGATCTGTCCGCCTATCGCGTGGTCGAACGCCCCGCCGTCTGCGTCGACTATCGCGACCACGATGTCTGCGGCATGGGCCCGCCCTCGTCGGGCGGGCTGACGGTGGGCCAGATCCTGGGGATGCTTGGCGGCTACGACCTGGCCACCTTGGGCGCCGACAGCCCCGAGGCTTGGCGCCTGATCGGCGACGCCTCGCGGCTGGCCTTCGCCGACCGGGGCCGCTTCATGGCCGACAGCGACTTCGTGGCCATGCCGACCGAGGGGCTGATCGACCAGGCCTACCTGGACGAGCGTGCCCATCTGCTGCAGGGCGACGACAGCCTGCCCGAGGTCAGCGCCGGCAGCCCGGGCTGGAGCCATGCCCGCCTCTGGGGCCAGGATTCGGCGCTGGAGCTGCCCTCGACCTCGCATATTTCGATCGTGGATGCGGAGGGCAACGCCCTGTCGATGACCACCACCATCGAGAACGGCTTCGGCTCGCGGGTGATGGCGGCCGGCTTCCTGCTGAACAACGAGCTGACCGATTTCAGCTTCGAGACGCATGACGACGCCGGCTGGCCCATCGCCAATGCGCTGGCCCCGGGCAAGCGGCCCCGCTCGTCCATGGCGCCGACCATCGTGCTGCAGGACGGCGCGCCGACCATGGTGATCGGATCGCCCGGCGGCAGCCGCATCATCGGCTATGTCGCCCGCGCCATCGTGGCGCATCTGGACTGGGGGATGGACATCCAGGCCGCCGTCGCCGCGCCGAACCTGGTCAACCGCTTCGGCCCGATGGACATCGAGGCGGGCCTGCCCGCCGCCCTGACCGAGGGCCTGGCGGCCATGGGCTTCGAGCTGAACGAGACCGAGCTGACCTCGGGCCTGCAAGGCATCGTGGTCACCCCCGACGGGCTGGAAGGCGGCGCCGACCCGCGCCGCGAGGGCATCGCCATCGGCGGCTGA
- a CDS encoding DsbE family thiol:disulfide interchange protein: MARVPVLMILPPVVFAALAATFLWGMNREDPGNLPSAMIGRQAPAVPDTTLPGKVQLTDEMLRQPGVKLVNFWASWCPPCRAEHPTLTDLSTRLPVYGIDLKDPEPNALSFLTEDGDPFAAIATDPRGRGAIDWGVTAPPETFIVDGEGQILFRFAGPLIRDDYTQRFLPELERALAAED, encoded by the coding sequence ATGGCTAGGGTCCCCGTCCTGATGATCCTGCCGCCGGTGGTCTTCGCCGCGCTCGCCGCCACCTTCCTCTGGGGCATGAACCGCGAGGATCCGGGCAACCTGCCCTCGGCCATGATCGGACGGCAGGCGCCCGCGGTGCCCGACACGACGCTGCCTGGCAAGGTGCAGCTGACCGACGAGATGCTGCGCCAGCCGGGCGTCAAGCTGGTCAACTTCTGGGCCAGCTGGTGCCCGCCCTGCCGCGCCGAACACCCGACCCTGACGGACCTGTCGACCCGCCTGCCGGTCTACGGGATCGACCTGAAGGACCCCGAGCCCAACGCCCTGTCCTTCCTGACCGAGGATGGCGACCCCTTTGCGGCCATCGCCACCGATCCGCGCGGGCGCGGCGCCATCGACTGGGGCGTCACCGCCCCGCCCGAGACCTTCATCGTCGATGGCGAGGGGCAGATCCTCTTCCGCTTCGCGGGCCCCCTGATCCGCGACGATTACACCCAACGCTTCCTGCCCGAGCTGGAACGCGCCTTGGCCGCCGAGGACTGA
- the ccmD gene encoding heme exporter protein CcmD encodes MIDLGQYAGTVLAAYAVSTVLIAGLVWHTVAANARARRALQEHERNG; translated from the coding sequence ATGATCGACCTTGGACAATATGCTGGCACGGTGCTGGCGGCCTATGCGGTCAGCACCGTGCTGATCGCCGGGCTGGTCTGGCACACCGTGGCCGCCAACGCCCGCGCCCGCCGCGCCCTGCAGGAGCATGAGCGCAATGGCTAG
- the ccmC gene encoding heme ABC transporter permease CcmC, which translates to MSIWEYANPTKFMRTTEGLLPWLVGSAVICCVGGVVWGFLTPEDFRQGSTVKIVFLHVPAAMMAINIWVMMLVASLIWIVRRHHVSALAAKAAAPIGAVMTLIALATGAIWGQPMWGTWWEWDPRLTSFLILFLFYVGYIALWAAVEDPDSAADLTGVLCLVGSVFALLSRYAVLFWNQGLHQGASLSVQSGERMSSVYRYPLYLAMLGFFLLFLALLLIRTRTEIRRRRLAALQAREMRA; encoded by the coding sequence ATGTCGATCTGGGAATACGCAAATCCGACCAAGTTCATGCGCACGACCGAGGGGCTTCTGCCCTGGCTGGTCGGCAGCGCGGTCATCTGCTGCGTGGGCGGCGTGGTCTGGGGGTTCCTGACCCCCGAGGATTTCCGGCAGGGCTCGACCGTCAAGATCGTCTTCCTGCATGTCCCGGCGGCGATGATGGCCATCAACATCTGGGTGATGATGCTGGTCGCCTCGCTGATCTGGATCGTGCGCCGCCACCATGTCAGCGCGCTGGCCGCCAAGGCCGCCGCCCCCATCGGCGCGGTCATGACCCTGATCGCGCTGGCCACCGGCGCCATCTGGGGCCAGCCCATGTGGGGCACCTGGTGGGAATGGGACCCGCGCCTGACCTCGTTCCTGATCCTGTTCCTGTTCTACGTGGGCTATATCGCGCTCTGGGCGGCGGTCGAGGATCCCGACAGCGCCGCCGACCTCACGGGCGTGCTGTGCCTCGTGGGCTCGGTCTTCGCGCTTCTGTCGCGCTATGCCGTCCTCTTCTGGAACCAGGGCCTGCATCAGGGCGCCAGCCTGTCGGTGCAGTCGGGCGAGCGGATGTCGTCCGTCTATCGCTATCCGCTCTATCTGGCGATGCTGGGCTTCTTCCTGCTGTTCCTGGCCCTGCTGCTGATCCGCACCCGAACCGAAATCCGCAGGCGGCGCCTGGCCGCCCTGCAGGCCAGAGAGATGCGCGCATGA
- the ccmB gene encoding heme exporter protein CcmB, which yields MIALLIRDLRLATRAGGGFGLGVAFFLILSALVPFGVGPDRATLAPVAPGVLWVGALLACLLSLDRIFALDHEDGSLDLLATAPLPLEAAVAIKALAHWITTGLPLVVSAPLFGVLLQLPVQAMPWLVASLALGTPALSMLGAFGAAITVGLRRGGLLLSLLVLPLYIPTLIFGAEITRRGAEGMATATPLMFLAGITLGVLALIPFAAAAALRVNLR from the coding sequence GTGATCGCGCTTCTGATCCGCGACCTCAGGCTGGCCACGCGGGCCGGGGGCGGCTTCGGGCTGGGCGTGGCCTTCTTCCTGATCCTCTCGGCCTTGGTGCCCTTCGGCGTCGGCCCCGACCGCGCCACGCTGGCCCCGGTGGCGCCCGGTGTCCTCTGGGTCGGCGCGCTGCTGGCCTGCCTTCTGTCACTGGACCGCATCTTCGCGCTGGACCACGAGGATGGCAGCCTGGACCTCTTGGCCACCGCCCCCCTGCCGCTGGAGGCGGCGGTGGCGATCAAGGCGCTGGCCCACTGGATCACCACCGGCCTGCCGCTGGTCGTCTCGGCGCCCCTGTTCGGCGTCCTGCTGCAGCTGCCCGTGCAGGCGATGCCCTGGCTGGTGGCCTCGCTGGCGCTCGGCACGCCCGCGCTGTCGATGCTGGGGGCCTTCGGCGCGGCGATCACCGTAGGGCTGCGGCGCGGTGGGCTGCTGCTGTCGCTGCTGGTCCTGCCGCTCTACATCCCGACGCTGATCTTCGGGGCCGAGATCACGCGGCGCGGGGCCGAGGGCATGGCCACCGCCACGCCCCTGATGTTCCTGGCGGGCATCACCCTGGGGGTGCTGGCGCTGATCCCCTTCGCGGCGGCGGCGGCGCTTCGGGTCAATCTGCGGTGA
- the ccmA gene encoding heme ABC exporter ATP-binding protein CcmA, whose protein sequence is MTLLAVQDLAVARGGLRTVEGVTFDLEAGQALILRGPNGVGKTTLLRTVAGLQAPVAGRIRMPEDCLAYAAHADGLKPALTAAENLTFWAQVFGGGGTDAALAAMDLTALAHRPAVALSAGQKRRLGLARLLVTGRPLWVLDEPTVSLDAASVARFAQVLVAHLGQGGAALIATHIDLGLPQARVLDLTPFRARPGSAPATRASGFNEAFA, encoded by the coding sequence GTGACCCTGCTGGCCGTCCAGGACCTGGCCGTCGCGCGCGGCGGTCTGCGGACGGTCGAGGGGGTGACGTTCGATCTGGAGGCCGGGCAGGCGCTGATCCTGCGCGGCCCGAACGGGGTCGGCAAGACGACCCTTCTGCGCACGGTCGCCGGATTGCAGGCCCCCGTCGCGGGCCGGATCCGGATGCCCGAGGATTGCCTGGCCTATGCTGCCCATGCCGACGGGCTGAAGCCCGCGCTGACCGCGGCCGAGAACCTGACCTTCTGGGCGCAGGTCTTCGGCGGCGGTGGGACGGATGCCGCGCTGGCGGCGATGGACCTGACCGCGCTGGCCCATCGCCCCGCCGTCGCCCTCTCGGCGGGGCAGAAGCGCCGCCTCGGGCTGGCGCGGCTGCTGGTCACCGGGCGCCCGCTCTGGGTGCTGGACGAGCCCACCGTGTCGCTGGACGCGGCCTCGGTCGCGCGTTTCGCCCAGGTGCTTGTCGCCCATCTGGGGCAGGGGGGGGCCGCGCTGATCGCCACCCATATCGATCTGGGCCTGCCACAGGCCCGCGTCCTGGACCTGACCCCCTTCCGCGCCCGCCCCGGATCGGCCCCCGCCACCCGTGCCTCGGGCTTCAACGAGGCCTTCGCGTGA
- a CDS encoding Mth938-like domain-containing protein codes for MPALTPIEFTGQHAVEGYGPGFFRVAGRVFHHALVIEADRVTPWDGLDQIAPLEALAGRVDVLFLGMGAAVDIPPRDLIAHLDALGLRVEAMASATAARTYNVTLSEGRRVACALLPL; via the coding sequence ATGCCCGCCCTGACGCCGATCGAGTTCACCGGGCAGCATGCCGTCGAAGGCTATGGCCCGGGCTTCTTCCGGGTCGCGGGCCGGGTCTTCCACCACGCGCTGGTGATCGAGGCCGACCGCGTCACCCCGTGGGACGGCCTGGACCAGATCGCCCCGCTGGAGGCGCTGGCGGGCCGCGTCGACGTGCTGTTCCTGGGCATGGGTGCCGCCGTCGACATTCCCCCGCGCGACCTGATCGCGCATCTGGACGCGCTCGGCCTGCGGGTCGAGGCGATGGCCTCGGCCACCGCCGCGCGCACCTACAACGTGACCCTGTCCGAGGGTCGCCGCGTGGCCTGCGCGCTTCTGCCCCTGTGA
- the secF gene encoding protein translocase subunit SecF, whose protein sequence is MAFRLKLIPDQTSFDFFRWQKLTFGISAFFMVASVVVLFLNGLNFGIDFRGGTTIRTESAQPVDVAAYRDALSGLDLGDVAITEVFDPGFAADQNVSQVRISAQDGTEAVTPQTIATVEEALRGIDPEMTFPSVESVGPKVSGELVQTAIYAVLASLVAISIYIWLRFEWQFAVGAIVSLFHDVLITMGIFALFQIRFDLTTIAALLTIVGYSINDTVVVFDRLRENLVKYKTRALREVMNLSVNETLSRTTMTSVTTLLALIALLVLGGDVIRGFVFAITFGIFIGTYSSVYVAKNFVLWLGVRRDKPDPKDPKARKNLSPFEGAEEV, encoded by the coding sequence ATGGCTTTCCGTCTGAAACTGATTCCCGACCAGACCAGCTTCGACTTCTTCCGCTGGCAGAAGCTGACCTTCGGCATCTCGGCCTTCTTCATGGTCGCCTCGGTCGTGGTGCTGTTCCTCAACGGGCTGAACTTCGGCATCGATTTCCGGGGCGGCACGACGATCCGCACCGAATCGGCCCAGCCCGTCGATGTCGCGGCTTATCGCGACGCGCTGTCGGGGCTGGACCTGGGCGACGTGGCCATCACCGAGGTCTTCGATCCGGGCTTCGCGGCCGACCAGAACGTCTCGCAGGTCCGCATCAGCGCCCAGGACGGGACCGAGGCCGTGACCCCCCAGACCATCGCCACGGTCGAGGAGGCGCTGCGCGGGATCGACCCGGAGATGACCTTCCCCTCGGTCGAATCGGTCGGTCCCAAGGTCTCGGGAGAGCTGGTGCAGACCGCGATCTACGCGGTGCTGGCCTCGCTGGTGGCGATCTCGATCTACATCTGGCTGCGCTTCGAATGGCAGTTCGCGGTGGGCGCCATCGTGTCGCTGTTCCATGACGTGCTGATCACGATGGGCATCTTCGCGCTGTTCCAGATCCGCTTCGACCTGACCACCATCGCGGCGCTGCTGACCATCGTGGGCTATTCGATCAACGACACGGTGGTGGTCTTCGACCGCCTGCGCGAGAACCTGGTCAAGTACAAGACGCGGGCCCTGCGCGAGGTGATGAACCTGTCCGTGAACGAGACCCTGTCGCGGACCACCATGACCTCGGTCACCACGCTTCTGGCGCTGATCGCGCTTCTGGTGCTGGGCGGCGACGTCATCCGGGGCTTCGTCTTCGCGATCACCTTCGGCATCTTCATCGGCACCTATTCCTCGGTCTACGTGGCCAAGAATTTCGTGCTGTGGCTGGGCGTGCGCCGCGACAAGCCCGACCCCAAGGATCCCAAGGCCCGCAAGAACCTGTCGCCCTTCGAGGGCGCCGAGGAGGTCTGA
- the secD gene encoding protein translocase subunit SecD, whose translation MLQIDRWKRILIFGICLLGLFYALPNAFYARVEAHNDAVARIEATGVETPELVAARDGWPSWMPSNLVNLGLDLRGGAHLLGEVQVTQVYKTRVDALWPELRTALAAERDTVGAIRRVEAPEGVLSVEIGNADQMPRAIEIARGFSDPVTTLTGAGQQSLAIATQGSTLTIQLSDAEKAVTDDRTIQQSLEIVRRRVDEVGTREPTIMRQGEDRILIQVPGIGSATELKELIGTTAQLTFNPVLGTTGDAEAQPGLGQFIAPSIDQEGVYYILEDSPVVTGEDLVDAMPGSDENGQPSVNFRFNPTGARAFGSYTSQNIGQPFAIVLDDEVISAPVIRSAITTGSGQISGSMNFDQANQLSVLLRAGALPAEMTFLEERTVGPELGQDSVDAGKVAAGVGFVAVVMLMILSYGRFGVFAAVALTFNMVLLFAVLSLIGATLTLPGIAGIVLTIGMAVDANVLVFERIREELRTARGPARAIELGYEKAMSAIVDANITTLIVAAILFVLGSGPVKGFAVTLTIGIVTSVFTALFVTRLITIMWFERARPKQIEV comes from the coding sequence ATGCTTCAGATCGACCGATGGAAGCGCATCCTGATTTTCGGGATCTGCCTTCTGGGCCTCTTCTACGCGCTGCCCAACGCCTTCTACGCCCGCGTCGAGGCGCATAACGATGCCGTTGCCCGGATCGAGGCCACCGGCGTCGAGACGCCCGAACTGGTGGCGGCGCGCGACGGCTGGCCCTCGTGGATGCCCTCCAATCTGGTCAATCTGGGGCTCGACCTGCGCGGCGGCGCCCACCTCCTGGGCGAGGTGCAGGTGACGCAGGTCTACAAGACCCGCGTCGACGCGCTCTGGCCCGAACTGCGCACGGCGCTCGCCGCCGAACGCGACACGGTCGGCGCGATCCGCCGCGTCGAGGCGCCCGAGGGCGTGCTGTCGGTCGAGATCGGCAATGCCGACCAGATGCCCCGCGCCATCGAGATCGCGCGCGGCTTCTCCGACCCCGTCACCACCCTGACCGGCGCGGGCCAGCAGTCGCTGGCCATCGCCACCCAAGGCTCCACGCTGACCATCCAGCTGTCGGATGCCGAGAAGGCCGTGACCGACGACCGCACCATCCAGCAGTCGCTGGAGATCGTGCGCCGCCGCGTTGACGAGGTCGGCACCCGCGAACCCACCATCATGCGCCAGGGCGAGGATCGCATCCTGATCCAGGTGCCGGGCATCGGCTCGGCCACCGAGCTGAAGGAGCTGATCGGCACCACCGCTCAGCTGACCTTCAACCCGGTCCTGGGCACCACCGGCGACGCCGAGGCGCAGCCGGGCCTGGGGCAGTTCATCGCCCCCTCGATCGACCAGGAGGGGGTCTACTACATCCTCGAGGACAGCCCCGTCGTCACCGGCGAGGATCTGGTCGATGCCATGCCCGGCAGCGACGAGAACGGCCAGCCCTCGGTCAACTTCCGCTTCAACCCGACGGGGGCGCGGGCCTTCGGCAGCTACACCTCGCAGAACATCGGCCAGCCCTTCGCCATCGTGCTGGACGACGAGGTGATCTCGGCCCCGGTCATCCGCTCGGCCATCACCACCGGCTCGGGGCAGATCTCGGGCTCGATGAACTTCGACCAGGCCAACCAGCTGTCGGTGCTGCTGCGCGCCGGCGCCCTGCCGGCCGAGATGACCTTCCTGGAGGAGCGCACCGTCGGCCCCGAACTGGGGCAGGACAGCGTGGACGCGGGCAAGGTCGCGGCGGGCGTGGGCTTCGTCGCCGTCGTGATGCTGATGATCCTGTCCTATGGCCGCTTCGGCGTCTTCGCGGCGGTCGCGCTGACCTTCAACATGGTGCTGCTGTTCGCGGTCCTGTCGCTGATCGGGGCCACGCTGACGCTGCCCGGCATCGCTGGCATCGTGCTGACCATCGGCATGGCGGTCGATGCCAACGTGCTGGTCTTCGAACGCATCCGCGAGGAATTGCGGACCGCCCGCGGCCCCGCCCGCGCGATCGAGCTGGGCTACGAGAAGGCCATGTCGGCCATCGTGGACGCCAACATCACGACGCTGATCGTGGCGGCCATCCTCTTCGTGCTGGGCTCGGGGCCGGTCAAGGGCTTTGCGGTGACGCTGACCATCGGGATCGTGACCTCGGTCTTCACGGCGCTGTTCGTGACGCGCCTGATCACCATCATGTGGTTCGAGCGCGCGCGCCCCAAGCAGATCGAGGTGTGA
- the yajC gene encoding preprotein translocase subunit YajC gives MFVTPAYAQAAGAAGGGAALAQFIPLILIFAIMYFLMIRPQQKRVKQHRAMVEAVKKGDQVVTQGGILGKVVSVRDEELEVEIATGVRVRVIRSTLAQVVNKTEPVAANS, from the coding sequence ATGTTCGTGACCCCCGCTTATGCCCAGGCCGCCGGCGCCGCAGGTGGCGGCGCAGCGCTTGCGCAGTTCATTCCGCTGATCCTGATCTTCGCGATCATGTATTTCCTGATGATCCGCCCGCAGCAGAAGCGCGTGAAGCAGCATCGCGCCATGGTCGAGGCCGTCAAGAAGGGCGACCAGGTCGTCACCCAGGGCGGCATCCTGGGCAAGGTCGTCTCCGTCCGCGACGAGGAGCTGGAGGTCGAGATCGCGACCGGCGTGCGCGTCCGCGTCATCCGCTCGACCCTGGCCCAGGTCGTCAACAAGACCGAACCGGTCGCCGCAAACAGCTGA
- the mazG gene encoding nucleoside triphosphate pyrophosphohydrolase — protein MAERRDPAAELTRLLDIMAALRDPDTGCPWDVEQDFASIAPYTIEEAHEVEDAIQRKAWDELPGELGDLLLQVVFQAQIAREAGMFDFADCAAAISDKLVFRHPHVFGSESRDKSAEQQVKDWEAIKAVERAGKAERGTLDGVALGLPALTRALKLQNRAARVGFDWPGPGDVLAKITEETAELVEARDGLGPEAMEEEFGDLLFVMANLGRHLKIDPEQALRRANAKFTRRFGAIEAALAAQGRRPEDSDLAEMDRLWDAAKVAEKTTTG, from the coding sequence ATGGCCGAGCGACGCGACCCCGCTGCCGAACTGACCCGCCTTCTGGACATCATGGCGGCGCTGCGCGATCCCGACACGGGCTGTCCGTGGGATGTCGAGCAGGACTTCGCCTCGATCGCGCCCTACACGATCGAGGAGGCGCACGAGGTCGAGGACGCGATCCAGCGCAAGGCCTGGGACGAGCTGCCGGGCGAGCTGGGTGACCTGCTGCTGCAGGTGGTCTTTCAGGCGCAGATCGCGCGCGAGGCCGGCATGTTCGACTTTGCCGATTGCGCGGCGGCGATCAGCGACAAGCTGGTCTTCCGCCATCCCCATGTCTTCGGATCCGAAAGCCGCGACAAGTCCGCCGAACAGCAGGTGAAGGACTGGGAGGCGATCAAGGCGGTCGAGCGCGCCGGCAAGGCCGAGCGCGGGACGCTGGACGGCGTGGCCCTGGGCCTGCCCGCCCTGACCCGCGCGCTGAAGCTGCAGAACCGCGCCGCGCGTGTGGGCTTCGACTGGCCCGGCCCCGGCGACGTGCTGGCCAAGATCACCGAGGAGACCGCCGAGCTGGTCGAGGCCCGCGACGGCCTGGGCCCCGAGGCGATGGAGGAGGAGTTCGGCGATCTGCTGTTCGTGATGGCCAATCTGGGCCGGCATCTGAAGATCGACCCTGAGCAGGCGCTGCGGCGCGCGAATGCCAAGTTCACCCGGCGCTTCGGCGCGATCGAGGCGGCGCTGGCGGCCCAAGGGCGGCGGCCCGAGGACAGCGACCTGGCCGAGATGGACCGGCTGTGGGATGCCGCCAAGGTCGCCGAGAAGACGACGACGGGGTAA
- the dusA gene encoding tRNA dihydrouridine(20/20a) synthase DusA codes for MTDPITRAARLSVAPMMDWTDRNCRRFHRLMSRRALLYTEMVTAPAILHGDRARLLDHDAAEQPLALQLGGSDPAELREATRIAADWGYAEINLNCGCPSDRVQSGAFGAVLMTMPERVADCVAAMQAVSPVEVTVKCRIGVDDQDPETALPAFLTAMRGAGIRRLTIHARKAWLKGLSPRENREIPPLDHPLVGRMKAQFPDLHLSINGGIASLDQVRDHLRVMDGVMVGRAAYHDPWTILGAADRLWDDAPPFDDPIEVARAMRPLILGHLAQGGRLHQFTRHMLGLFHGRPGARAWKRTLSEGASKGGIEVYDAALAQVTAVPSSS; via the coding sequence ATGACCGACCCGATCACCCGCGCCGCGCGCCTCTCCGTCGCGCCGATGATGGACTGGACCGACCGCAACTGCCGCCGCTTCCACCGGCTGATGTCGCGCCGCGCGCTGCTCTATACCGAAATGGTCACCGCCCCCGCGATCCTGCATGGTGACCGGGCCCGGCTTCTGGACCATGACGCCGCCGAACAGCCGCTGGCGCTGCAATTGGGCGGCTCGGACCCGGCCGAGCTGCGCGAGGCCACCCGCATCGCCGCCGACTGGGGCTATGCCGAGATCAACCTGAACTGCGGCTGCCCCAGTGACCGCGTGCAGTCGGGCGCCTTCGGGGCGGTCCTGATGACCATGCCCGAGCGCGTGGCCGATTGCGTGGCGGCCATGCAGGCCGTCAGCCCGGTCGAGGTCACGGTGAAATGCCGCATCGGCGTCGACGACCAGGATCCCGAAACGGCGCTGCCCGCCTTCCTGACCGCGATGCGGGGCGCCGGCATCCGCCGCCTGACGATCCACGCGCGCAAGGCCTGGCTCAAGGGCCTCAGCCCGCGCGAGAACCGCGAGATCCCGCCGCTGGACCATCCGCTGGTCGGGCGGATGAAGGCGCAGTTCCCCGACCTGCACCTGTCGATCAACGGCGGCATCGCCAGCCTCGATCAGGTGCGCGACCACCTCCGGGTGATGGACGGCGTCATGGTGGGCCGCGCCGCCTATCACGACCCCTGGACGATCCTCGGCGCCGCCGACCGCCTCTGGGACGACGCACCGCCCTTCGATGACCCCATCGAGGTCGCCCGCGCCATGCGCCCGCTGATCCTCGGCCACCTGGCGCAGGGCGGCCGCCTGCACCAGTTCACCCGCCACATGCTGGGCCTCTTCCACGGCCGCCCCGGCGCCCGCGCCTGGAAGCGCACCCTCTCCGAAGGCGCCTCCAAGGGCGGCATCGAGGTCTATGACGCCGCCCTCGCGCAGGTCACCGCCGTACCTTCTTCTTCATGA
- a CDS encoding HU family DNA-binding protein, whose amino-acid sequence MSVETTDAEGGAGMPPPLSALPDPHAATVVPKRDFIDRVVAATGTRRAEARPIIEATLDQLGQILSSGQTLAVPPLGRARINLERDARGGDVITLRLRRRASPAAPIVVEKP is encoded by the coding sequence ATGTCAGTCGAAACCACCGATGCCGAAGGCGGGGCAGGGATGCCGCCCCCGCTGTCGGCGCTGCCCGATCCCCATGCCGCCACCGTGGTGCCCAAGCGCGACTTCATCGACCGCGTCGTCGCCGCCACCGGCACGCGCCGCGCCGAGGCCCGCCCGATCATCGAGGCGACGCTGGACCAGCTGGGCCAGATCCTCTCCTCGGGCCAGACGCTGGCCGTCCCGCCCCTGGGCCGGGCGCGAATCAATCTGGAACGCGACGCCCGGGGCGGCGACGTGATCACCCTGCGCCTGCGCCGCCGCGCCAGCCCCGCCGCCCCTATCGTCGTCGAAAAGCCCTGA